Proteins found in one Vallitalea guaymasensis genomic segment:
- a CDS encoding L-cysteine desulfidase family protein, which yields MHILSQLIKEDMRPALGVTEPGAIALAVSTARCLIKGDVEKVFLKLNSGMYKNAFTCGIPGSNEVGNYHAAALGAVAADPKKGLECLEGIKETEAKKAKQLVEQGKIVVDMSEISSRIFIEAKVIGEDSQATVTIRDTHTNIVKITENGKVIYKKKQPVVNQEEDGHLIHKYTLEQLYDYANTVSLDEIQFIKEAYDLNWDLLMEGINSNRTTFARYLLEANGGEIISDDEQKTASLFCNAAIEARVIGLSKPAMSITGSGAHGIIATMPLFASYRVNKYSEEALLRATALSYLICMYIKEYSGKLSAFCGCAIAAGTGMACGLVNLRGGDKENMVMTINNMASSITGMICDGGNQGCTMKGVVAVDAAYSSVNMAMNGVYIYNAHGINGATPEETMKNMGMIASPGMVATEKTIVEILEDKK from the coding sequence ATGCACATATTATCTCAGTTAATCAAAGAAGATATGAGACCGGCACTAGGCGTCACAGAGCCTGGAGCAATTGCATTAGCAGTATCTACAGCGAGATGTCTGATAAAGGGTGATGTAGAGAAAGTTTTTTTGAAATTGAATAGTGGAATGTATAAAAATGCCTTTACATGTGGTATTCCAGGTAGTAATGAGGTCGGTAATTATCATGCTGCAGCATTGGGAGCAGTAGCTGCTGATCCAAAAAAGGGTCTGGAATGTTTAGAAGGCATCAAGGAGACGGAAGCGAAAAAAGCTAAGCAGCTTGTTGAACAAGGGAAAATTGTTGTAGATATGAGTGAGATATCCAGTCGAATTTTCATAGAAGCAAAAGTTATCGGTGAAGATTCCCAGGCAACAGTTACAATAAGGGATACTCACACAAATATTGTTAAAATCACAGAAAATGGAAAAGTTATATATAAAAAAAAGCAACCGGTGGTGAATCAAGAGGAAGATGGTCACCTGATTCATAAATACACATTAGAGCAACTTTATGACTATGCAAATACAGTATCTCTGGATGAAATTCAATTCATCAAAGAGGCTTATGACTTGAATTGGGATCTATTGATGGAAGGTATTAATAGCAATAGAACTACATTTGCACGTTATCTGCTTGAAGCAAATGGAGGAGAAATTATCTCAGATGATGAACAAAAGACAGCTTCACTGTTTTGTAACGCTGCTATTGAGGCTCGTGTGATTGGGCTTTCCAAACCAGCAATGAGCATTACTGGGTCAGGGGCACATGGAATAATTGCCACAATGCCATTGTTTGCCTCGTATAGAGTAAATAAATATTCTGAAGAAGCATTGTTAAGGGCAACTGCATTGAGTTATCTGATTTGTATGTATATCAAAGAATACTCTGGAAAGTTGTCAGCTTTTTGTGGCTGTGCCATTGCAGCAGGAACAGGTATGGCATGTGGTCTTGTCAATCTGAGAGGTGGCGACAAGGAAAATATGGTAATGACGATTAATAACATGGCAAGCAGTATAACTGGTATGATTTGTGACGGTGGAAATCAGGGTTGTACCATGAAAGGAGTAGTTGCAGTGGATGCAGCATATTCTTCAGTGAATATGGCGATGAATGGTGTATATATTTATAATGCACATGGAATTAATGGAGCCACACCAGAAGAAACCATGAAAAATATGGGGATGATTGCTTCACCAGGTATGGTAGCTACTGAAAAAACCATTGTAGAGATCCTTGAAGATAAAAAATGA
- the rpoN gene encoding RNA polymerase factor sigma-54 has translation MDFGLNIEQKQITSYKTILSSEILQMPYTDLEHYLYEQTLDNPILDIMPAYQNNDDPAVLEINQRISSHDEPDRYHRRNFESSNNDTVNWVETQENQETLQNYLWSQLLTRFWPNNWEIPLRYILDSLDEKGYFIDSLELLTKQYSISIDQAEEMLTLVQSLNPAGIGARNLEECLCLQLSRQGILTSDFQTFIHSNLNLIIKNQLAAITRNTGLPLSTVKNYFNIIQNLNPWPGALFSSSEKTLYITPDVTVINTENGFEIQLNDSIIPKIIFNDYYIKLYEESENNEVHDYLQKKIQQAKLLEQCIQQRYSTLTSIIKTLLNMQQEFFHNGPSYLKPLKQSDVADILGIHVSTISRACNQKYLRCSWGTFQLNHFFVRAASVTKSDSTTSLVTTLDVKQALCTLIEQEDKSKPYSDRILAELLSQQGFQISRRTITKYRKELSIPGTTGRKIY, from the coding sequence ATGGATTTTGGACTCAATATTGAGCAAAAACAAATAACTTCATATAAAACAATTTTATCTTCCGAGATTCTTCAAATGCCCTATACGGACTTAGAACACTATCTATACGAGCAAACTTTAGATAATCCCATACTTGATATTATGCCTGCATATCAAAATAACGATGATCCCGCAGTTTTGGAAATCAATCAACGTATTAGTTCACACGATGAACCTGATCGTTATCACAGAAGGAATTTTGAATCCAGCAATAACGATACTGTAAACTGGGTTGAAACTCAAGAAAATCAAGAGACTTTACAAAATTATCTATGGAGTCAACTACTTACCCGTTTCTGGCCGAATAACTGGGAAATTCCCCTTCGTTATATCCTTGATAGCCTAGATGAAAAAGGTTACTTTATAGACTCTCTCGAATTACTTACTAAACAATATTCCATTTCCATAGATCAAGCAGAAGAAATGCTGACCTTGGTTCAAAGCTTGAATCCTGCTGGTATTGGTGCACGAAATCTTGAAGAGTGTTTATGCCTGCAATTAAGTCGCCAAGGAATTCTAACTTCTGATTTTCAAACTTTTATTCATTCCAACTTGAATCTTATAATAAAAAACCAACTTGCTGCCATTACACGAAATACAGGACTTCCCCTAAGTACTGTTAAGAATTACTTTAACATAATTCAAAACTTAAATCCATGGCCAGGCGCTCTTTTTTCCTCATCTGAAAAAACATTATACATCACGCCTGATGTTACAGTCATCAACACCGAAAACGGGTTTGAAATTCAGTTAAATGATTCCATCATTCCTAAAATCATATTTAATGACTACTATATCAAACTCTATGAGGAAAGTGAAAATAACGAGGTGCACGACTATCTTCAAAAGAAAATCCAACAAGCCAAACTTCTTGAGCAATGTATCCAACAGCGTTATTCTACACTTACCTCCATCATCAAGACGTTGTTAAACATGCAGCAGGAGTTTTTCCATAATGGTCCCAGCTATTTGAAACCTTTGAAACAATCAGATGTAGCCGATATTCTTGGTATCCATGTATCAACTATAAGTCGAGCATGTAACCAAAAATATTTAAGATGTTCCTGGGGAACTTTTCAATTGAATCATTTTTTCGTAAGGGCAGCTTCTGTCACCAAATCTGATTCAACTACTTCGCTTGTCACAACTTTGGATGTTAAACAGGCTCTGTGTACACTAATTGAACAAGAAGATAAATCAAAGCCTTATAGTGACCGAATCTTAGCCGAATTACTTTCCCAACAAGGGTTCCAAATATCACGCAGAACTATTACTAAATATCGCAAAGAACTATCAATACCTGGAACCACCGGTCGAAAAATCTATTAA
- a CDS encoding RidA family protein: MKVINTEMAPGAIGPYSQAFEVNGVIYTSGQIPVDPKDGMVPEGITAQAEQSCKNVKAILESADSKMEKVFKTTCFLSDMDDFAAFNEVYANYFLSKPARSCVAVKTLPKGVLCEIEAIALK; the protein is encoded by the coding sequence ATGAAAGTAATAAACACAGAAATGGCACCTGGTGCAATTGGTCCCTATTCTCAAGCATTTGAGGTGAATGGGGTTATTTATACATCCGGTCAGATTCCAGTAGACCCAAAGGATGGCATGGTTCCAGAAGGGATAACAGCACAAGCAGAGCAAAGTTGTAAAAATGTAAAAGCAATATTAGAATCAGCTGACAGTAAAATGGAAAAAGTGTTCAAGACTACTTGCTTTCTGTCAGATATGGACGATTTTGCTGCCTTCAATGAAGTTTATGCCAACTATTTTTTATCAAAGCCAGCTCGTAGTTGTGTAGCAGTCAAGACGCTTCCAAAAGGAGTTTTGTGTGAAATTGAAGCTATTGCATTAAAATAA
- a CDS encoding dicarboxylate/amino acid:cation symporter: MNKKEVWKSYRFPLILLAGIVTGAIIGAVMGKKATVLAPLGDIFINLMFTIVVPMVFVSITSAVGSMLNMKRLGKILGSLVLIFITTGLIASVLVLVTVNIFPPAANTTISMGTAEMGEATSIGSMIVKSVTVNDFTGLLSRKNMLPIIVFAIMTGLAVAATGGEESPVGKLLNNLNKVIMKMVSMIMKLAPIGLGAYFANLVGEFGPQLIGDYGRVVLVYYPLCLIYAVVFFPLYAYLAGGKLGVKRMLKNIINPAITAFGTQSSVATLPVNMEACKKIGVSEDISNIVLPMGATMHMDGSVLSSITKIAFLFGIFQIPYTGVGTYAMSIVVAILSAFVLSGAPGGGLVGEMLIVSLFGFPAEAFPLIATIGFLVDPPATCLNASGDTIASMMVTRVVEGKNWLTKKAS, translated from the coding sequence ATGAACAAGAAAGAAGTCTGGAAAAGCTATCGTTTTCCGCTGATTCTATTGGCGGGTATTGTTACAGGAGCTATTATTGGTGCGGTTATGGGGAAAAAGGCAACAGTTCTTGCACCACTTGGGGATATTTTTATTAATCTTATGTTTACAATCGTTGTCCCAATGGTATTTGTGTCCATCACAAGTGCAGTGGGTAGTATGTTGAATATGAAACGATTAGGTAAGATTCTTGGAAGCTTGGTGTTAATTTTTATTACAACTGGATTAATTGCTTCAGTGTTGGTATTGGTTACAGTAAATATTTTCCCACCTGCTGCTAATACAACCATTTCAATGGGTACTGCAGAGATGGGAGAAGCTACTAGCATCGGTTCCATGATTGTTAAGTCAGTGACTGTTAATGATTTTACTGGTCTTCTTAGTAGGAAAAATATGTTGCCGATTATTGTATTTGCCATAATGACTGGTTTGGCAGTAGCCGCAACAGGTGGAGAAGAAAGCCCCGTAGGTAAACTTTTAAATAATCTTAATAAAGTTATTATGAAGATGGTTAGTATGATTATGAAGTTAGCTCCAATTGGTCTTGGTGCATATTTTGCTAATCTGGTAGGTGAGTTTGGACCTCAACTTATTGGGGACTATGGACGTGTGGTGTTAGTCTATTATCCATTATGTCTTATATATGCAGTAGTATTCTTTCCACTTTATGCGTACCTTGCAGGAGGAAAACTTGGGGTGAAAAGGATGCTGAAAAATATAATAAATCCCGCAATAACAGCTTTTGGTACACAGAGTTCTGTGGCAACTCTTCCAGTAAATATGGAAGCCTGTAAGAAAATTGGAGTTTCGGAAGATATCAGTAATATTGTGCTTCCTATGGGAGCAACCATGCATATGGATGGATCTGTACTTTCATCAATTACAAAGATAGCTTTTCTATTTGGAATATTCCAGATTCCATATACTGGAGTAGGTACTTATGCAATGTCCATCGTTGTAGCAATTTTGAGTGCGTTTGTCCTATCGGGTGCGCCTGGAGGCGGTCTTGTAGGAGAGATGCTGATTGTTAGTTTGTTTGGATTTCCTGCAGAAGCCTTTCCACTTATTGCTACCATTGGATTTTTAGTTGATCCACCAGCCACCTGTCTCAATGCTTCAGGTGACACCATTGCATCAATGATGGTTACTCGTGTGGTCGAAGGGAAAAATTGGTTGACCAAAAAGGCTAGCTAA
- a CDS encoding MalY/PatB family protein, whose product MKYNFDEVIDRSNNRSSKYDERFKKFGTSDVIPLWVADMDFQTAQPIINACMKKAMEGIWGYTSRPESYFEAVKEWEMKKYNWEPDTSLMSWSLGVVPAMSAIIKIFSNEGDKLMIQTPVYSEFYDITEALNRIVVENQLVEKNGKWVIDFEDFEEKVKDCKIFMLCSPHNPLGIVWKPEELRRMAEICIANDVLVISDEIHSDLIFHEKKHTRTATISKEIADNIVTCVSVTKTFNLAGLQASTTIFPNLEMKQAFDDFWGNMDIHRNNAFSSVAMEAAYREGEEWLEQALQYISNNFDFIVEYCAAYIPKVKPNLPDATYLVWLDCRELGMNNEELRSFMIDKAKIGLNEGYTFGRSLSGFMRLNAACPRKTLVTALKQLKDAVDTLEN is encoded by the coding sequence ATGAAGTACAATTTTGATGAAGTAATTGACCGTAGCAACAACCGATCATCTAAATATGATGAACGTTTCAAGAAATTTGGAACGTCGGATGTAATTCCTCTCTGGGTAGCAGACATGGATTTTCAAACAGCTCAACCGATTATTAACGCTTGCATGAAAAAAGCGATGGAAGGAATATGGGGCTACACTTCACGGCCAGAAAGTTATTTTGAAGCAGTAAAAGAGTGGGAAATGAAGAAGTATAATTGGGAACCTGATACATCCCTAATGAGTTGGAGTCTAGGTGTTGTTCCTGCGATGTCAGCAATTATTAAGATTTTTAGTAATGAGGGAGATAAGCTTATGATTCAGACTCCAGTGTATTCCGAGTTTTATGATATTACTGAAGCATTGAATCGTATAGTTGTAGAAAATCAGTTAGTAGAAAAGAATGGAAAATGGGTTATTGATTTTGAGGATTTTGAAGAGAAAGTTAAGGATTGTAAGATTTTCATGCTTTGTAGTCCTCATAATCCATTGGGAATTGTTTGGAAACCGGAAGAACTTAGAAGAATGGCTGAAATCTGTATTGCTAATGATGTGTTGGTGATATCTGATGAAATTCATTCTGATCTGATTTTTCATGAAAAGAAACATACTCGTACTGCTACAATTTCTAAAGAGATAGCAGACAACATTGTTACATGTGTGTCTGTAACCAAGACGTTTAATCTAGCTGGATTACAGGCATCTACCACCATTTTTCCTAATCTGGAAATGAAGCAAGCATTTGACGATTTCTGGGGGAATATGGATATTCATAGGAACAATGCGTTTAGTTCAGTAGCAATGGAAGCAGCGTATAGAGAGGGAGAGGAGTGGTTGGAACAAGCTTTACAATATATTTCTAATAATTTTGATTTTATTGTGGAGTATTGTGCAGCTTACATACCTAAGGTCAAACCAAATTTACCAGATGCTACTTATCTGGTATGGCTGGATTGTCGTGAACTTGGAATGAACAATGAGGAGCTTCGAAGTTTTATGATCGACAAAGCAAAAATCGGTTTGAATGAAGGGTATACTTTTGGACGTAGTCTGTCAGGTTTCATGCGTCTAAACGCTGCTTGTCCAAGAAAAACATTGGTAACAGCACTAAAACAGCTTAAAGATGCAGTTGACACCTTAGAAAATTAG
- a CDS encoding sigma-54 interaction domain-containing protein, translating into MKKQISVVVLDPLAGASYAEEVESLFGEYAEIVVYSVRDGSAIGKLPRADLFAISTDAYGSTEEVDRHVPVDSEVMSIEVTFLWKTLEQLWKIPEGTSVLLVNVTETMAREAITQLNALGVNHLRFIPFYPGAILDEKVDIALTPGESRYVPDEVKMVIDCDHRPCSYGMMIEMALRLNLENLLETEPFLNYAKIVASNHYSFDLMYAKSRSRESQFHVLMEILNEGLIGVNEKGEILACNKKACEIAKVSEEFVLWKRGEDVFPYIPFYQALKNKEEIPESVTKLYGSNISIAVIPVMRKNECIGAFATLQRFNEQESRQNELRKQLLQKGHYAKYTFDDVIGVAEPIKRVKEILKRMAITESPILIVGETGTGKELLAHAVHQASKRSNGPFIPINVAAMPENLLESELFGYEEGAFTGAKKGGRLGLFEFAHQGTLFLDEVEGMSLAMQVKLLRVLQEGEVMRVGGSRIVRVDVRIVAATNELLEENVKNGSFRKDLYYRLNALTVLVPPLRERGTDILLLLDNFKTVFDATFELSEEVKNFLQHYSWPGNVRELQNAVEYFNYLGKQMVEVEDLPPTMFKMKNMICEKKEKIINSNNDQLDKIIPNQKSTSLFEFVLEQLYEASERDEYIGREKILQMAKKQHLVISQKQVREILIQLADLGFVIIGRGRGGSRITVKGREYWQEQNNKGV; encoded by the coding sequence ATGAAAAAACAAATTTCGGTAGTAGTCTTGGATCCATTGGCTGGTGCGTCATATGCAGAAGAAGTAGAAAGTTTGTTCGGTGAATATGCCGAAATTGTTGTATATAGTGTGCGTGACGGATCCGCTATAGGAAAGTTGCCAAGAGCTGATTTATTTGCCATTTCAACTGATGCTTATGGCTCTACAGAAGAAGTTGATCGCCATGTGCCGGTAGATAGCGAAGTGATGTCAATTGAAGTTACTTTCCTATGGAAAACATTGGAACAATTATGGAAAATTCCAGAAGGTACATCTGTGTTGTTGGTAAACGTAACTGAGACTATGGCTCGTGAAGCAATTACTCAACTGAATGCGCTTGGAGTGAACCATTTACGGTTTATTCCATTTTATCCTGGAGCCATATTAGATGAGAAGGTTGACATTGCATTGACACCTGGAGAATCACGTTATGTGCCTGATGAAGTTAAAATGGTTATAGATTGTGATCACCGTCCATGTTCATATGGGATGATGATTGAGATGGCGCTTCGACTGAATCTGGAGAATTTATTGGAAACAGAGCCTTTTTTGAATTATGCTAAAATTGTTGCTTCAAATCACTATAGTTTCGATTTGATGTATGCGAAATCTCGAAGTAGAGAAAGCCAGTTTCATGTTCTTATGGAAATATTGAATGAAGGATTAATAGGAGTAAATGAAAAAGGGGAAATACTTGCTTGTAACAAAAAAGCATGTGAAATTGCTAAGGTGTCAGAGGAATTCGTACTTTGGAAAAGAGGAGAAGATGTATTTCCCTACATTCCGTTTTATCAAGCATTAAAAAATAAGGAAGAAATTCCTGAATCAGTAACCAAATTGTATGGTTCAAATATTTCTATCGCTGTTATCCCGGTTATGAGAAAAAATGAATGTATTGGTGCGTTTGCTACCCTTCAACGATTCAATGAGCAAGAATCACGGCAAAATGAATTGAGAAAGCAGTTGCTGCAAAAAGGGCATTATGCCAAATACACATTTGATGACGTAATTGGTGTGGCAGAACCTATTAAGCGTGTAAAAGAAATACTAAAAAGAATGGCTATTACAGAGAGTCCTATTTTGATTGTGGGAGAAACAGGGACCGGTAAAGAATTGTTGGCCCATGCGGTTCATCAAGCATCTAAGCGTTCAAATGGTCCGTTTATACCTATAAATGTTGCAGCAATGCCTGAGAATTTGTTGGAGAGTGAGTTGTTTGGTTATGAAGAAGGAGCGTTTACAGGAGCAAAAAAAGGAGGACGTCTTGGCTTATTTGAATTTGCTCATCAAGGAACTCTTTTTTTAGATGAAGTTGAGGGTATGAGTCTTGCAATGCAAGTTAAGTTGCTTAGAGTTTTACAAGAAGGAGAGGTTATGAGGGTTGGTGGTAGTCGAATTGTGAGAGTTGATGTACGTATTGTAGCTGCGACCAATGAACTTCTAGAGGAAAACGTTAAAAATGGAAGTTTTAGAAAAGATTTATATTACAGACTGAATGCGTTGACAGTTTTGGTGCCTCCACTTAGAGAACGTGGTACTGACATTTTGCTGCTTCTTGATAATTTTAAAACTGTGTTTGATGCAACTTTTGAGTTGTCAGAAGAAGTGAAGAATTTTCTACAACACTATTCTTGGCCTGGTAATGTTAGGGAGCTTCAAAATGCAGTAGAGTATTTTAACTATCTGGGAAAACAGATGGTGGAGGTTGAGGATTTACCACCGACTATGTTTAAAATGAAAAATATGATTTGTGAAAAAAAAGAAAAAATAATAAATAGCAATAATGACCAATTAGATAAGATAATTCCTAATCAAAAGTCAACTTCCTTGTTTGAGTTTGTATTGGAGCAATTGTATGAAGCAAGTGAAAGGGATGAATATATTGGTCGTGAAAAAATTCTGCAAATGGCGAAAAAACAACATTTGGTTATTTCTCAAAAACAGGTTAGAGAAATACTGATACAGTTAGCAGATCTTGGTTTTGTAATTATTGGTCGAGGTAGAGGTGGGAGTAGGATAACGGTTAAAGGTAGAGAGTATTGGCAAGAACAAAATAATAAAGGGGTATAA